In one Magallana gigas chromosome 9, xbMagGiga1.1, whole genome shotgun sequence genomic region, the following are encoded:
- the LOC105340035 gene encoding BLOC-1-related complex subunit 5, which produces MGADQSAQQPPAGAPGSTLKSQRDEDIPYTSYAISKPIDSNSPSPRLSPRNVPTTSTKPRPAIPREKEQPETGTHKHDIVVVADGNVIEKDPDPELTKLNTIPVFYPIMRGSLNIPTSSRDLDLLDKMGHEQLLYLCVRYQEHLKQLAESVAFDQNALCVRIKEIDCAIQLLLGVMQEKQKKYHKHADQFQRISETLSILNRVKGSMQSLVPKINHLNQLLPPGEQLEPLSLKSQLLEPDIDENQGNQ; this is translated from the exons ATGGGGGCTGACCAAAGTGCACAGCAGCCTCCTGCCGGGGCCCCAGGAAGTACCCTGAAGTCACAGAGGGATGAGGACATCCCCTACACATCCTACGCCATTAGTAAACCCATCGACTCCA ATTCTCCAAGTCCAAGGCTTTCCCCTCGAAATGTTCCAACAACAAGCACCAAACCAAGGCCCGCAATTCCTAGGGAAAAGGAACAGCCCGAAACAGGAACTCATAAACATGACATAGTTGTGGTTGCCGACGGAAACGTGATAGAAAAAGACCCTGACCCAGAGCTAACCAAGCTGAACACCATCCCTGTGTTCTATCCCATCATGCGTGGTTCGCTAAACATTCCCACCAGCTCTCGTGACCTAGACCTCTTGGATAAGATGGGACATGAACAGTTGCTTTATCTGTGTGTGAGGTACCAAGAACACCTTAAACAGCTGGCAGAGTCCGTGGCGTTTGACCAGAACGCTCTCTGTGTCCGAATCAAGGAG ATTGATTGTGCAATACAGTTATTACTCGGGGTAATGCAGGAGAAACAGAAGAAATACCACAAGCATGCTGACCAGTTCCAGAGGATCTCCGAGACCTTGTCCATACTGAACAGAGTGAAGGGCAGCATGCAAAGCCTGGTCCCAAAGATAAATCACCTGAACCAGCTGTTACCCCCCGGGGAACAACTGGAGCCCCTCAGTCTCAAAAGTCAGCTGTTAGAACCTGACATTGATGAGAATCAAGGGAACCAGTAA
- the LOC105340031 gene encoding acetylcholine receptor subunit alpha-1-B, translating into MKEFIRLVAVLEILKHTCVLANEYSLRSQLFDPSRHHPRVLPRTSSQPVIISLSWTTGNVAGLDEIDGKFTLLGSLELKWKDELLSWDPDKYNVSSIVVSGQDIWTPDIYLGNKIDSDFLASGVQKDLARIDHTGHVTIIHGGELSVFCSMDPTDFPFDTQNCMILFALKVYSASEVRLEFSDDPIRSVFGGPLTLDHPIWTITGFNTVAYQYAPLAFIKFCLYRKPLYYSFTMLGPSVLLNCLTIFAFLIPHDQGEKLSCGMTVFLAFVVFLVQVGDVIPTNSNAVPMLGKYYLFSIVGSAVMVIHTIVHSFIIAKKTSTSASETRIEPFSYKLEKHCDTGLIGETASSKNCSFKKFRFVGNLLKRYGLKSFNVLCFLSSLLMVSIAFAVLVTTNSSCISSS; encoded by the exons ATGAAAGAATTCATACGACTGGTAGCGGTGCTCGAAATTCTGAAACATACTT GTGTGCTGGCCAATGAATACTCGCTCCGTAGTCAGCTATTTGACCCTTCCAGGCACCATCCCCGTGTCTTACCCCGTACATCCTCCCAGCCTGTCATCATCTCTCTGTCATGGACAACAGGAAACGTAGCAGGCCTG GATGAAATTGATGGAAAGTTCACTCTTTTGGGCTCGTTAGAACTG aaatggAAAGATGAACTGCTGTCGTGGGACCCCGACAAATACAATGTGTCATCCATTGTTGTGTCTGGACAGGATATCTGGACGCCGGATATTTACCTCGGCAACAA AATTGATTCTGATTTTCTCGCCTCTGGTGTACAGAAAGACTTGGCAAGAATTGACCACACTGGTCACGTGACTATCATCCATGGCGGGGAGCTTTCGGTCTTCTGCTCTATGGACCCCACCGACTTTCCTTTCGACACCCAGAACTGCATGATACTATTCGCGCTCAAAGTCTACTCCGCTTCAGAAGTACGGCTCGAGTTTTCAGACGACCCTATCCGATCCGTATTTGGCGGTCCCTTGACTCTAGACCATCCTATCTGGACCATCACCGGATTCAACACTGTTGCATATCAATATGCCCCGTTAGCCTTCATCAAGTTTTGTTTGTACAGGAAGCCTCTGTATTATTCGTTCACAATGCTTGGACCCTCTGTCCTGCTGAACTGTTTGACTATCTTTGCGTTCCTTATTCCCCATGATCAGGGCGAGAAGCTGTCGTGTGGAATGACTGTCTTCCTGGCCTTTGTGGTCTTTCTGGTACAAGTTGGAGACGTGATCCCGACAAACTCCAATGCAGTTCCGATGTTAG gcaaatattatttgttttccATCGTTGGCAGTGCAGTCATGGTAATCCATACGATTGTCCATTCTTTCATTATCGCCAAAAAGACAAGCACTAGCGCTAGTGAGACTAGGATTGAACCTTTCAGCTACAAGCTCGAAAAACATTGCGACACCGGACTGATTGGAGAAACTGCATCATCTAAAAACTGTTCCTTCAAAAAGTTTAGATTTGTTGGTAATCTTCTGAAACGATATGGACTAAAGAGTTTTAATGTACTTTGCTTCTTGTCCTCTTTACTCATGGTTTCCATCGCATTTGCTGTTTTAGTGACAACAAATAGTTCATGTATCTCCTCATCGTAA